The Candidatus Nanosynbacter featherlites DNA window TTGAGGGTTCCGCCGCCCGATTCAAAGATAGTTGAATATTGCAGAACATCACCCAAGTTCTCTGTGAATGTATATTTTTCTGGTGCAAAACCCTTGTTGGTGACCTTTAGGTGATAGGTAATACGATCATGTGCTTTCGCGGTGGTCTTAGTAGCGTCCATATTACTCTGAGTGAGGTTTATAGCGCTCTTTTGTTGGATAAAGGAAGCAGAACACTGCTTATCTTCTATCCAAAGAGTTGGGTTGCCTGCACATGGCTGACAGCGTGGGTCATTTTTAAGTAGTGTTGGATTTTGCGGGCACCTTTCTGGCGCAGCGATATTGAACGTCTTTTGACAGCCGGCAGAGGTGCGGTCACCTAGAGAAGTTTTGAGTGTTACAGTTACTTTGTATGATCCAGGGGTTTTTTCTTGATATGTTACATTTGGGGTGGTGCTCTCTAGAGTTTTTACAAGAGAATTACCCCTATAAACTTGAAACACATATTTTTGTATTTTGGCGCCATTAGCGGCACTTGTGTTAGCAGTAAACTGATATTTATTATTATCGCTTTGCTTCACCTCTAAGGTATTACAGGTGACTACGGGAGCTGGAGGTGTAGAACAGTTTGGATAGGTACCGATTTGTCCTGGAGGGCAGGTTGGTGCTGGAGGGATGCTTTTGGTAATGAGATTGCCACAGTTACGCATAATTGCGAACCAGCCGAACTTAGCTGAGTGGCCTACGTACGCGGTATAGGTAAAATTACCCCAAAGCTGATGTGGCCTGTAGTAAAAACTACGCATTCCACTGCCAGCTGATTTAACAGAGTAGGAGCCCTCTCCTTGGGCTGATCCAAAATGTGGAGTCATCCCCCATGAATAGTTGCCGTCACGGCTGTGTAGAGTTTGCAGGTTGCGGGTTGCATTTGATAGCTCTGCGCGGGTGATACCAATTGTATTGAACAATGAGCGGATATCGTTGGTGTTAGCATCATAGTGATTCATCATTTGGCTTCCACTCCATACGCCACCTCGAACCATGTCGCTTGGGTCTGCAGCATTTGCTGATTCCGGAGGAGAGAATACCACTAAGGATTGGACGATTAACGCAAGAACAGTGAAAATTAAGCCTAATTTTCGAGTAGCCTCCTCTTTACTTAACCTTTTTGCATAAAAGCCCAATTCATTGATAAGTGATGGACTAAATGGCAAGTGAGAAACTATTTTTCTAAACATGGTTGCCCCGTTCTTGTATGTTTATGTAATCTATTATTATGATAGTATCTACTCCATTTTAGCATAAGAAATATGTTCAGGTAAAGCACTTGAGTGAACAATTTTTTTGCGGTATAATGAGAGAGTTGTAAATAGCTGACAAGTCAGGAAATAGTGAGGGAGACATGGCTAAACAAACAGATAATCAATCCTATGATGGATCACAAATTCAAGTTCTCGAAGGACTTGAGCCGGTTCGTAAACGCCCAGGTATGTATATTGGTAGTACCGGCTATGACGGTGTACACCATTTGATTAAGGAGATTGCCGACAACTCGATCGACGAGGCTATCGCTGGGTATGCCACAAAAGTTGAAGTAGTATTGCTGGAGGACGGCGGTGTTCAGATCACTGACGATGGTCGTGGCATACCAGTGGATAAACATCCGAAGACCGGCATGAGTACACTGGAAACCGTGTTAACAGTGTTGCACGCCGGTGGTAAGTTTGGTGGTGGTGGTTACAAGGTGTCGTCTGGACTTCATGGTGTTGGATCGAGCGTTGTCAATGCCCTCTCTACTAAGATGATCGCTGAAGTGGTGCGTGATGGTCAGCTCTACCAGGTGGTGTTCGCAACTGGCGGTATTGTGGAGCCGCTCAAGAAGGTCGGTAAGACAGATCGGCCAACTGGTACGCGGATAACTTTCTATCCCGACCCAACAATATTTAAAGAAACGGTTGATTTTGATTATAAATGGGTGGTTAACTATTTACGCCACCAGGCATACTTAACCAAAGGCGTGTACACCTCTGTTGTAGACGAGCGTACGGGTGATCGTCAGGCTTTCTACTTTGAAGGCGGAATTCAGAGCTATGTGAAACATCTGAACCTTGGCAAGGACGTGCTAGCCGATGCGCCATTTTACGTTGAAAAACAAGTTGAAGACTGCATGGTGGAAATTGCTGTGCAATATAACGACACCTATATTGAGACAGTGAAGCCGTTTGCTAATAATGTGCTGACACCAGACGGTGGTACACATTTGGTTGGTTTTCGTTCAGCATTAACCAGGGTTATTAACGACTATGCGCGTAAGAACAGCCTACTGAAAGAGAAAGAAGACAACCTGACTGGCGACGACATTCGTGAGGGCTTGACAGCGATTATTTTGGTTAAATTGCCCGATCCACAGTTTGAAGGTCAGACCAAGAATAAACTTGGTAATCCAGAGATGCGTCGCTATGTTGAGCAGGTGATGAATGAGTACTTTTCGTACTATCTGGAGGAAAATCCTGGTGTTGCTAAGAAGATTGTTGGTAAGGCGACCTTGGCGGCACGAGCTCGCAAAGCGGCACGAGCAGCACGCGACAATGTGATCCGTAAGGGCGCACTTGATGGTATGGGATTACCGGGCAAATTGTGGGACTGTTCAAGTAAGAGCCCAAGTGATAGTGAAATTTACATCGTTGAGGGTAATTCGGCAGCGGGTTCAGCTAAAGAGGGCCGCGACAGTAAAACTCAGGCGATTTTACCACTTCGCGGTAAGGTGTTGAACACTGAGCGGGCTCGACTTGACAAAATGTTTGCTAACAAAGAGATTGTGGCAATGATCCAGGCGTTTGGCGTTGGGATTGGCGATCAGTTTGATATTAATGGTCTGCGTTATCACAAAATTATCATCATGACTGATGCCGATGTTGACGGCAGCCACATCGCGACTTTGCTGTTGACCTTCCTATTTCGTTATATGAAAGAGGTGGTTGAAGGCGGTTATGTGTACCTTGCTAAGCCGCCGCTATACTCAATCAACCGCGGCCAGAAGAAGATCTACGCATATGATGAGGCGGAGAAAGACAAAGTCTTGGCAGACCTGATTGCTGATAAGAAGGGTCGCGGTACAGCGATTGATGATGAACAGGATGTCACAAAGCAGGCTGGCGTGACGATTTCACGGTTTAAGGGTCTTGGTGAAATGGACGCTGACCAGTTATGGGAGACGACGATGAATCCAGAAAATCGCGTGTTGATTCAGGTCAGAGTGGAAGACGCCGAGGAAGCGGACGCAATCTTTACGCGACTGATGGGTGATGATGTGAGCTTGCGTAAAAGCTTTATTCAGAGCTGGGCAAAAAATGCTAACTTAGAGGATTTGGATATTTAATCATGAGTGATCAGGACAAACAGATGCAACCAACCAGTGAACATGAGTCAATTGAGGCAACACCAGATACGGTGACTGAAGCATCAGCAGGATTAGAGCGACGCCGACTTGAAAATGTGATGCAAGACAATTTCTTCCGTTATTCGATGAGTGTCATCGTTGACCGGGCATTGCCAGATGTGCGTGATGGTCTGAAGCCGGTGCATCGCCGTATTTTGTATTCAATGAATCAGAACGGCAACCGTAGTACTGCGAAATTCGTCAAATCAGCACGTATCATCGGTGACGTGATGGGTAAATATCACCCGCATGGTGACTCAGCGATTTATGACTCAATGGTTCGTTTGGCGCAAGATTGGGCGATGCGCTATACCTTGGTGCAAGGTCAGGGAAACTTTGGTTCAATGGACGGAGATCCACCAGCCGCTCACCGTTATACTGAGGCGCGACTTGATAAGCCAGCTGAAGAATTACTAACTGACATCGAGAAGGAAACGGTTGATTTTAAGGATAACTTTGATGGTTCAGAACGTGAGCCAATCGTGTTGCCGGCAAAATTACCAAACTTGCTATTGAACGGTCAGATTGGTATCGCTGTTGGTATGGCAACGAGTATCCCGACACACAACCTGGGTGAGTTGGTAGATGCGACAATTGAGCTGATCGATAACCCTGAAGCAACGGTTGACGACTTGCTGCAGCATGTGAAGGGTCCAGATTTTCCAACAGGGGCAATTGTCTATGGTGGTGCGCCGATGCGTCAGGCGTATGCGACTGGTCGCGGTAGTGTGATGATGCGAGCAGTAGCGGAGATTCAGGAGACAAAACGAGGCCGACATCAGATTGTTGTTACCGAGATACCATATGGTGTAAATAAAGCAACATTAATTGAAAAAATTGGTGAGCTTCACAAAGAAAAGCGGGTACAGTTGGCTGACTTACGCGATGAAAGCTCTCGAGGTAAGGTTCGCATCGTCATTGAGCTGAAAAAGGATGCATATCCAAAGAAGGTATTGAATCAGCTATATAAATTAACAGCTCTACAGACGAGTTTTAATTACAACATGCTGGCGTTGGTTAATACCATGCAGCCACGAATTTTAGGTTTGCACGATATTTTGAGCGAATTTGTCAAACACCGCCAGTCTGTGGTGCGCCGTCGTACTGAGTTTGAGCTAAAAAAGGCAAAGGCCCGGGCGCATATCTTGGAAGGCTATAAGATTGCGCTAGATCACATTGACGAGGTGATTAAGACGATTCGTGCTTCAAAAACTCAGGATGAGGCAGAGAAGAACCTGCGCGCTAAGTTCGGACTGAGCGAAATTCAAGCCAAGGCTATCTTGGCGATGCAACTGCGACGTCTGACTGGGCTTGAGCGTGAAGCGGTTGAGAATGAACTGCGCGAGCTCTTGAAGCTGATTGCACGACTAGAAGCCATCTTAGCTGATGAGCAAGAGATTCTGAACATCATCAAGACTGAGCTCTTGGAAATGAAAGAGAAATATGGTGATGAGAGGCGTAGTAAAATTATCAACCATGAGCTGGGTAAGTTCTCTGATGAGGAGTTAATCCCAGAGGAAGATGCTGTTGTCCTTTTGACAACTGAGAATTATATCAAGCGAACTTTGGCAAGTGACTACCGCAAGCAGAACCGCGGTGGTAAGGGTAAGCGCGGGATGACTACAAAGGAAGAAGACATCATCGCACAGATAATTCCAGTAAGTACGCATGACTACCTGCTGTTCTTTACCAACAGGGGTCGTGTATTCCGCCTCAAGGCATATGAAGTCCCGGCTGCCAGTCTCAGCGCTAAAGGTGTTGCTGCAGTGAACCTGCTCCAACTTCAGCCAGAAGAGAAGATCACAGCTATCATTAAACATGAGAAGAACGCGAGCGACGCTGGTTATCTGTTTATGGCGACGAAGAACGGTACTGTTA harbors:
- the gyrB gene encoding DNA topoisomerase (ATP-hydrolyzing) subunit B — its product is MAKQTDNQSYDGSQIQVLEGLEPVRKRPGMYIGSTGYDGVHHLIKEIADNSIDEAIAGYATKVEVVLLEDGGVQITDDGRGIPVDKHPKTGMSTLETVLTVLHAGGKFGGGGYKVSSGLHGVGSSVVNALSTKMIAEVVRDGQLYQVVFATGGIVEPLKKVGKTDRPTGTRITFYPDPTIFKETVDFDYKWVVNYLRHQAYLTKGVYTSVVDERTGDRQAFYFEGGIQSYVKHLNLGKDVLADAPFYVEKQVEDCMVEIAVQYNDTYIETVKPFANNVLTPDGGTHLVGFRSALTRVINDYARKNSLLKEKEDNLTGDDIREGLTAIILVKLPDPQFEGQTKNKLGNPEMRRYVEQVMNEYFSYYLEENPGVAKKIVGKATLAARARKAARAARDNVIRKGALDGMGLPGKLWDCSSKSPSDSEIYIVEGNSAAGSAKEGRDSKTQAILPLRGKVLNTERARLDKMFANKEIVAMIQAFGVGIGDQFDINGLRYHKIIIMTDADVDGSHIATLLLTFLFRYMKEVVEGGYVYLAKPPLYSINRGQKKIYAYDEAEKDKVLADLIADKKGRGTAIDDEQDVTKQAGVTISRFKGLGEMDADQLWETTMNPENRVLIQVRVEDAEEADAIFTRLMGDDVSLRKSFIQSWAKNANLEDLDI
- the gyrA gene encoding DNA gyrase subunit A is translated as MSDQDKQMQPTSEHESIEATPDTVTEASAGLERRRLENVMQDNFFRYSMSVIVDRALPDVRDGLKPVHRRILYSMNQNGNRSTAKFVKSARIIGDVMGKYHPHGDSAIYDSMVRLAQDWAMRYTLVQGQGNFGSMDGDPPAAHRYTEARLDKPAEELLTDIEKETVDFKDNFDGSEREPIVLPAKLPNLLLNGQIGIAVGMATSIPTHNLGELVDATIELIDNPEATVDDLLQHVKGPDFPTGAIVYGGAPMRQAYATGRGSVMMRAVAEIQETKRGRHQIVVTEIPYGVNKATLIEKIGELHKEKRVQLADLRDESSRGKVRIVIELKKDAYPKKVLNQLYKLTALQTSFNYNMLALVNTMQPRILGLHDILSEFVKHRQSVVRRRTEFELKKAKARAHILEGYKIALDHIDEVIKTIRASKTQDEAEKNLRAKFGLSEIQAKAILAMQLRRLTGLEREAVENELRELLKLIARLEAILADEQEILNIIKTELLEMKEKYGDERRSKIINHELGKFSDEELIPEEDAVVLLTTENYIKRTLASDYRKQNRGGKGKRGMTTKEEDIIAQIIPVSTHDYLLFFTNRGRVFRLKAYEVPAASLSAKGVAAVNLLQLQPEEKITAIIKHEKNASDAGYLFMATKNGTVKKTPLGDYANIRTNGLIAIKLDDGDELKWIKKTDGESDVIISTSAGQAIRFNEKDARPMGRAARGVRGVRLRPNDRVVGMDIVTSDDQTLLVISEQGFGKRTKVTNFPSHKRGGVGIKAAIVTAKTGPIISVQTIDPTMTDAILVSQNGQTIRISLKDIKLLGRTTQGVTIMRLGDNDAVSSIGLMEERSSEEDTK